CTTGAATACAATAATTGTTGACTGCATCATTGCCAATCCCATCGCGATTGATGACCACTCCGAATTTCTTATTTAAACTTCGCATGGTTTCAACGGCCAGACTTAAATCGTGAAGGCCAAAAGGGGTGGGTTCGGTAACCAGTATCACAAAGTCCGCATCTTTGGTGGCTTCCAGCATCGGGCAAGAAGTGCCGGGTGGTGAGTCAAATATGGCTATACGGATATGACCATACTTTTCAGCACTGTATTTTTTTGTATGAGCAATTGTAGAAACTGCTTGCTCCTCTCCAATATCGAGGCGGCTTTCTACCAGATGAAGTCTTTCTGCCTGAAAATCGCGCAACATTCCTGTTCTTTTGGATATCATTGGCAAAGCAGCAGCCGGGCACAATTCAGAACAGGCATAACAGCTGTGACATAGTTCAGGAAATACAATAATGGAAGGGCCAAGCTGAATGACTGCATGATATTGACATACTTTCTGGCACAAGCCGCACAGCGTACACAATTCAGCATCCCAATGTGGTATCATTTTTAAGTTTTCCTCTTCATGTTTAAGAGAGCTCTCTATAAACAAACCGCTATTGGGTTCTTCAACATCCAAATCGACCAAAAGCACTTCTTCCTGCTCGGCAATGAAAGCGGCAAGATTGGTGGAAAGGGTTGTTTTGCCGGTGCCTCCCTTGCCGCTTGCTATGGCTATTTTGAAGGACTTTTGGTTAGTCATACGATAGTCTTGTTTTCTCGTCGGTAAGCGTTGGCTGAATGGCTTTTTGTAAAAATGGTGTTTCCCAGGTCGTCATATGACTATGCGTGATAAAGTATTTTTGTGGAATAGGATGCGTTCCGAAAATGACTTTCATCCCGTATTTTTCGGGGATAAACTTTGCAAAATGCTCCATATACGGGCATGGAGGATATCCCACTAAAAATCCGGTGGCAAAATGAACATGAGTTACACCATTTTTACGCATTTCTTCGGGCGCATATTCAATATTTCCACCCGGACAGCCACCACAGGTCGTATATGCTGCCAATTCAATTTCATTGTCGCGATAAATGGCAAAACCACCTTCTTTCCTTTGAAATGCCCTGAAACATTTACCACCTGCACAAGATTGGTATCTGTTGCAAATGATTATGCCTACTTTAATTTTTTCTGTCATCATCATTTATTTGCCAATGGCCGGGCAACTGGCATTATTTTGCACAGGCCTGGGTTACAGCAGTAGAAATTTTAACAATTGTGTCCATGACCATGATGGCCTTCATCACCATGATGATCGCAGTAGTTGGCATTCAGGTTCAGCTTGCCGCTTAAAAACTGATTTACCAGATTTGTTGGCGTATCAACCGGAGCACCTACAAATACATTGACCCCGGCTTCGTTAAAGAGGTTTACCGCCATAGGTCCCATACCTCCCGCAATTACATCAGTAGCGCCATTAGAGGCAACCCAACGAGGGAATGTTCCGGGTTGGTGTTCAGGTGGATTCATCATGGTAATATTGGTAATGGTATCTGCTTCAACATCAACGTATGCAAATGCCTGGCAATGTCCGAAGTGTTCTGATAGTAAATTCCCAACCATTGGAATTGCAATTTTTTTCTTTGTCATTTTTTGGTTTGATAAAATTGATTAGTTGTTTGATTATTTTGAAAGACAGTTTGTTATGAATCAATTGAACTTTGACCACCTCTGAAACGGTTTTGTCTGCCAAGGCCACGTCCGCGTCCGCGACCGAACCCTCTTCCCATTCCCATTCCCCGGCCAGGCATTGATTCCGAAGGGTTTTCAGTTATTTTGTTTTCCGGAATTTCGTTGTCTGTTTCAGGGTGTTTTTTCAGATTTGCTCCAAAGTTTGTACAACGCCCCATTCTGCGTCCGGTCATTGGACCTTGTCCTGTAGGACCTTTATGATTTAATCCTGGCATACTGACCTCCTTTTTGAATTAGTTTGTACTATTTTAAATCGGTTTTAAGTCTCTTTCCTTTACCGCTTCCTCCGCCGGAATGTTTCTTTTTGCCCATTCCTTTGCCCAGTTTGGCTAATTTTTCATCAGCATCAGCTTCGCTGCATCTTCCCAGTTTTCGGCCTGTTTGGGCTCCTTCTCCTTCAGGACCGGTTCCGTCAAGTTTTGGCATTTTTATTTTCCTCCATGATTTAACATATCAATCATTTGCTGTACTTCCTTTGAAGTATCCCTGATTACAATCATTTGGATTTTAAGGCTGTCGAGCAGGGGTTTGATTTTTTGCCCGAACTCATAGGCTATTATTATAGAAACATTGCGGGTTGCGAGTAACTGTACCGAAGCTGAGCCGGCTCCTTCTTCCAGATTTTTGTTAGGATTGGGAATAAACTCCATGGCATGGGTTTCGGTATCGTATACCACAAAATAGGCTGAACGCCCAAAGCTTGTATCTAAGACTGATTCCAGTGTGTTGCCTTTAGAAGCTATCGCAATTTTCATGATTTTCCCTTTATTAGTCAGCGTTTCTTTTTCTCATCATCAGGCTTCCGCAATTCTGACATTTTACGCTTTTGCATGGATTCCCGGCCTGGTGTTCCTGTTGGTAGCCGCATTGAGGACATATACAGGCGTTATCGTAAATCTTTGTTGTGTCCTGAATTGATTCTTCGTTGTAATCAAATTGTTTGATTTGATGACTTCCACACAAAGGACAATTAAGCAATGCAAAATCCTTGTGCGGATTGTTGAAAAAACAATCGCAGGCATGGCATTTGTACCAGTCGCTGTCGAAGTAAACTTTTCCTCCTTCAATGGCGATCTGAGCTCCTTCAACAAATGCCCTCGCAATTTTTTGAAGGGCTGATGCATAAATGCGGGTAAATGTGGGCCTGGATACTCCCATCATCACCGAAGCCTGTTGATGGTTCAGCTTGTCATAATCGCTAAGGCGCAAAGCTTCATACTCTTCAAATAACAGATTGACAGGTTCTCCGGCCTGGTTATCCGCTCCTAAACCATATGGCTTAAACCCCTTGATAATAGGGGGATTTGAAATTTTTCGAATTCTTTTAAGTCTGGGCGACATATAAAATAAGCTATTGTTCGCTACAAAGATAATGAACAATAGCTCAAATGAAAAATATTTCTGCATATATTTGCCAAAATATTTTTCAGGATGGAGAAAAAGAAAGATACATCAGAAACCAGACAATGCAGAGTAATACTTCCCGGCTTGTTAAACGATCAGGGTATTTTATTTGGCGGAACTGCTATGCAATGGATGGATGAGGTGGCTTACATTACGGCTACGCGTTTTTCTAGAATGCGGATGGTGACGGTTTCAGTTGATAAGGTTAATTTTAAATTGCCGGTTCCGGCAGGAAAAATTGTTGAAATAATTGGCAGGATAAGGAATGTAAAATGTGTTAAGATTGAAGTCGGGGTTGAGTTGTATATGGAAGATAAATATGCAGGAATGAGACAACTTGCGATGGAAGCTCTGTTTACTTTTGCGGCTGTAGATGCCAATCACAAGCCTGTTTTGATTGATTACAGAAAGAGTTGCAATGTCCGGCATGTAGAGGAACCGGTTGAGGTATCTGTTTCAGTTTGAAAATGTTTTTCAAAAAAAAACATCCTTGCTGTAAGGCAAGGATGTGTACAATAATTATAAATTTCTGAAAGGAAGTATAATATATGTTCAGCTGAATTATTGTTTGACGAATTTTTTTGTAGCAAGGCTTCTGGTTCCGGCAACCAGGTTACAAAAGTACAATCCAGGAGATAGAGAAGAGGCGTCAAACTCCAGTTCCCCTTTCTTTTCATCAACTGGCATCGAAAGCACAACTCTTCCGCTCAAATCAGTTATAACTACTGCTGCTTTTCCATTGAAATCAGGCAGGGTGTAAGTTAGTTTGATTTTATTGGCTGAAGGGTTAGGCCAAAGTTCTGAAATAAATGGCAGCGTTTGCGTGTTCGGAGAATGCATGCCGGTTGTTATATCCAGAATAGAAACGCTTAAATCATCAAATAGGAAACCATCATCCACTGTGTTTCCATCGGTGCGCAGGGTAAACCTGAGTTTAATATCACGGCCGGCAAATTCACTGATGTTTATCTCTTCATGAACCCATTGGTTCATGATTCCATCATAAAGTGGTTGTCCGGCTGCCTGATTATAATTGCCGGTTTTTGTGTATTTTCCTGAAAGAGGAGTCCAGGTGCTTCCGTTATTGGTTGATATTTTTACCTGCACATAATCATACCCCTGTTCAATCCTCCATCGGGCATAAAAACTGAGCATGGCAAGCGAAGCATTTTGCAACGAGATATCGGATGTGAGTGTGATGGAGCTGTTGGCATTATTGCCATAGTTGCCTGCAGGCGAGTCGGCGATAGAATAAGGCGCTGAATAGGGCAGGGTGCTGTATAAGCCCCAGGCTCCTGTCCAGTTTTCAACATCCGGAAAATCTTCAAAAAAGACGACAACTGGAGTTCCATAATATTTTTGAATGGTATCGCGGGTAATATAGTATCCGTTGTCGATGGCCAGTACATAACGAATGGTATCGCCATTCTTGATATTGTCGTTAAGTGTCACTGAAATCGAATCTATCTTTGTTTCAAGCAAAGCAAGACTTCCAAATGCTACCGGTTCGCCAACGGCAACAAAATCTTCGCCCAGAGGTTCAACCGAAACCGTAAAATTGCCTTCGGTCTGGCCTAAACGGGTGAGGGCAAAATCAATGTTAAACTGTTTTTCAGGGATAATGAGAGGAGTTCTGTCTTCAATTTCAGCATAACTTCCCGAAAAGCGGGCTGCCAGCAGGCTTTGCAACATATTTTCCTGGCAAAGCGGAATAATACGCGATGCCAAAGGCCAGAAACCATCACTGCTTCCGCCGCATTCCGGCGTATAGGAAAGAATTTTGTTTTTTGTGGTTTGTTCTCCGTACATCCAGTCGTCGGATCCTCCGTTTGACGGATAAATGGTGGTACTTCCCGGTCCGTAAGTGTATTTGTTGTCGGCTGTCATTCTGCGTGAATATTCAAACAGCACATTATCGTCCGGACAAGCATCAGAAATATAGCCCCAGGGATAGAGCAGCAGATTGCTGTATGAATGGTAATTGAGTGCAATTTTGAAATTGTGACTTTCACAGAATTCCTTCATTATTTGAGTTTCAGGCTCTGAAAAACCTGAAAGTCCACGGTAAGTTTCATCACTGGGGTATGGAGATGAGCCTTCATCATCGTAGCCCCATGCAAAGCCATAATTGCGGTTCAGGTCAACACCAAAAGTTCCGTCGCCATTATTGCGGCGGTTTTTACGCCACATTCCGCCCCCGTTTGGACTGGTTGTAATATTATGCTGATAACCATCAACGTTTACAATCGGAACAAAGTACATTTCTGTATTGTCAATCAATTGTTTAATGTCAGGGTCAGTATTATAATGCTCGAGAATATAATACATATAAAACAGAAGGTGCTGCATGCCGATTGGTTCACGGGCATGATGCATACCCGTATAAAGCACCTGAGGTTCATCTTCTGCTTCGTTTGGATTGTCAGATATCTTTACATAATAAACCGGCTCGCCCAATGTGGTTGATGTTGATGAAATGGGCTGCTTTACAGTGATAAGGTCGGGATATAAATCAGCCATATGGTCAAGGTGCGTATAGCATTGTTGAATGGTACTGAATCCGCCACAAGAACCTAATTCAAAATCGTAAGGCACTTCGTAGTCCGATGCTTCACGCATGGCTTCCTGCTTAAGCTGTCTGATGTCGATGCCTTCATTGCGTTTGGCATACCAGTCTGATAAATCTTCAACCAAAACCTGCGTTTCGAATCCAAGTTCCTGAAGTTTGCGATAATCTCTCTCAGGAATTTCAGCCTGATAATAGTTTTCTTTACTGTTGTAGAAACCTGCATCGGTTGAAATACCAGCCTTTGAAAGCCTGGTAATATCTCCACTTTTCAGCTGTATTTTAACCCTCAGATATTTTCCGTTCTGAGCAAATGTCATGGCTGAAATCATCAGCAAAAGAGATAAAAGCGTAATTATTTTTTTCATAAATGGAAAGTTAGGCCACATCTACATGGATGCACAAACGTACATATTTTTTGTGAAAGAATGTGAATGTGATGGAATCTTAAAACCGATAAAGCATAAGTATGCATGAAACTTTATCCGAAAGGAAAAGAAGGAGTTTGGTGTTTAACCCTGCCATCACTTCCCTTCTTTTTGAACCAATTCTCTTTTATTTTGTTATTCAACTACTTGCATGACTATTAAATTCAGCTACTACAGAGGTTTTCCGGATGGGTATTGGGATGAAAGCCTGAAAACGCCGGCAGCAATTTTATCTCCCTTCAAATTTATTACTTATCTTTCCATTTATAACGAAACCATATTTCAACATATTTCCATATGCAGGAAACTCTCGTTTATAAGCCCGAAAATCATATCCGCATTGTTACCGCTGCTGCGCTTTTCGACGGGCATGATGCTGCCATCAATGTGATGCGCCGTATTTTGCAATCTTCTGGTGTTGAAGTCATCCATCTGGGACATGACCGTTCCGTTCAGGAGGTGGTGCAATGTGCCATTCAGGAGGATGTACAGGCAATTGCCATTACTTCCTATCAGGGAGGGCATATGGAGTATTTCAAGTACATGTTTGATTTGCTGCACGAAGCCGGTTGTGGCCACATTCAGATTTTTGGCGGCGGTGGTGGTGTAATCCTGCCTCACGAAATAGAAGAACTGCACAGCTATGGCATTGCCCGTATTTATTCGCCTGATGATGGCCGTACACTTGGACTTCAGGGAATGATCAACGACTTGCTCCAAAAAGCCGATTTTCCGGTGGGTCATGTTGATGGAATTTTGCCTGATGATATACGCAAAGGAGATACCGGGGCCATTGCCTCATTGATTACAGCAGCTGAGAATAATCCTGAAAGCATTAAAGAACTTACAAATATTCTCCGAAAGGACTGTAATCAACCATCCAGCCCTGTGTTGGGCATAACCGGAACCGGAGGTGCCGGAAAATCTTCGTTGGTTGATGAACTGGTGAGGCGCTTTCTTCAGTCAAACCCCGGAAAGAAGATGGCTATCCTGTCGGTTGATCCCACCAGGCGTAAGAGTGGAGGTGCGCTGCTCGGCGACCGCATTCGCATGAATGCCATTCATACACCCCGCGTTTATATGCGTAGTATGGCTACCCGCCAGGCCAATCTTGCCTTGTCAAAATACATCAGCGATGCTGTTTGTATTGTTAAAAATGCCGGATTTGACCTGGTTATACTCGAAAGCTCGGGCATTGGACAGAGTGATACCGAAATTGTGGATTATGCAGACATTTCACTTTATGTAATGACACCAGAATATGGTGCTGCTTCGCAACTGGAGAAAATTGATATGCTCGATTTTGCCGATGTAATTGCCATCAACAAATCGGATAAGCGTGGTGCTGCTGATGCTTTGCGTGACGTAAAAAAACAATATGCCCGTAATCATAAACTCTGGGAAACTGATCCTGAAGCCCTGCCTGTATTCAGCACCATGGCTTCGCAGTTTAATGATGCAGGGGTTAATAAGCTTTATGATCACCTTGCCGGGTTGATGAATGAAAAGTCTGGTACCAAGTTTAAATCTAACTTGATTTCGCCAGATGATGGCCAAGGGCGAAGCCAGATTATTCCGTCCTCGCGTACCCGATATTTATCGGAAATAACCGAAACGGTTCGTGCATATAACAAACAGTCGGAGGCGCTTGCGAAAATGGCCGCTGAATTACAGTCTGTTGAAAATTCAATCTTACTATTTGAAACTGAGTCGGTAGAAGTGCCGGAAGTGTTAAAAAGAAAATCGGCTGCATTACGACAATTGCTGGGCGAAGAAAACCTGAAAATACTCGAAAACTGGGAAGCCAAGAAAAAGGCATACCGTGATCCGGAGTATGTGTTTTCAGTTCGCGGAAAAGAGATTAGGATTGAAACGCATACACAATCACTTTCCCATTCAAAAATTCCTAAAATCAGCATGCCCGGGTATTACAGCTGGGGTGATATTTTAAAATGGACGCTTCGCGAAAATGTTCCGGGCGAATTTCCTTTTGCTGCCGGAGTTTATCCCTTTAAGCGTGAAAATGAAGACCCTACGCGTATGTTTGCCGGGGAAGGAAGCCCCGAAAGAACCAACAAGAGGTTTCATTATGTTTCTGCCGGAATGCCTGCCCGCCGCCTTTCAACGGCATTTGATTCAGTAACCTTATATGGAGCCGACCCCGATATCCGACCTGATATTTACGGGAAAATTGGCAATGCAGGGGTTTCAATAGCCTGCCTCGATGACGCCAAAAAGCTCTACTCTGGTTTTAACCTGGCCGATGCTGCAACCTCAGTAAGTATGACTATTAATGGACCTGCTCCTACCTTGGTGGGTTTTTTTATGAATGCCGCTATTGATCAGCAATGTGAACTCTACATAAAACAACACGGTCTTGAAACAGAAGTTGTGACTAAAATTGCGCAGATTTATCAAGAACGGGGAACTGTTCGTCCCGCTTATCAGGGCAACTTGCCCGAAGGCAACGATGGGCTGGGACTGATGTTATTGGGCGTAACAGGAGATCAGGTATTGCCGGTTGATGTTTACCAGAAAATTAAAGCTGATACCATTGCTAAAGTCCGGGGTACTGTTCAGGCTGATATTCTGAAAGAAGATCAGGCACAAAACACCTGTATATTCTCTACCGATTTCTCATTAAAGGTAATGGGCGATGTTCAGGAATACTTTAATCTTCATCAAATTAAAAATTTCTATTCAGTATCCATTTCAGGTTATCATATTGCCGAAGCGGGGGCCAATCCCATAACCCAACTGGCATTAACTCTGGCCAACGGTTTTACTTATGTGGAATACTATCTTTCGCGGGGAATGAAGATTGACGATTTTGTGCCAAACTTTTCTTTCTTTTTTTCAAATGGAATTGACCCTGAATATGCCGTGCTTGGAAGGGTTGCACGGTTAATATGGGCTAAGGCCATGAAGCTGAAATATGGAGCAGGTGAACGGGCACAGATGCTCAAATATCACATTCAGACTTCGGGACGATCATTACATGCACAGGAGATTGGGTTTAATGACATCAGAACAACGCTTCAGGCTCTTTATGCCATTTACGATAATTGTAATTCATTGCATACCAATGCTTATGATGAAGCGATAACCACCCCTACCGAAGAATCTGTTAGACGGGCAATGGCTATTCAGCTCATTATTAATCATGAGCTTGGGCTGGCAAAAAATCAGAATCCACTGCAGGGGGCTTTTGTCATTGAAGAACTTACCAATCTGGTAGAGGAAGCTGTAATGGCTGAATTTGACCGGCTTACCGAACGCGGTGGTGTGTTAGGGGCCATGGAAACCATGTATCAGCGCAGCCGGATTCAGGAAGAATCGCTCTATTATGAAAAGTTGAAACATGACGGCACCCTTCCTATTATGGGTGTCAATACCTTTCTTTCCCCGGAAGGTTCGCCAACCGTAATTCCTGCAGAAGTAATTCGCTCTACCCGGCAAGAAAAGGATTATCAGGTGCAAATGCTGCAACAGCTTCATAAAACCTGGGCTTCTGAAGCGGAACAAGCGCTCAGGCAATTACACCATACGGCGGCCACTGGCGGAAATGTGTTTGAATCGCTGATGGAAGCTGCCAAATACTGCTCACTTGGTCAAATAACCAATGAACTGTTCAGGGTAGGAGGACAGTACCGAAGGAACATGTAGGGTTATGAAGTGCTAATGATTCCTGTAAAGCTAAAAATACCATCCAAGGTTGATATAACCAATTGTTTTATTGGTTTGAGGGCTGTATGAAAATGTGAGCTCAATCGGCCCTAACAGTGAAAGGTATCCAAGGCTTAAACCTGCCCCAATAACAAAATTGTCATCGATGGTTACAAGGTTGAGTTTCTCTAAATCAAAGTCATAAACGGCTCCGTTTACCAGTGCCGAAGTGTAAAGGCTGTTCCCCAGCGAATATTGAAGTCCAAACGCACCTGAACATACTGAATTGGTGATAACTTCGTATTCATTCAGCCCTGTAAATATAAATTGCTTGTCCAGAAAGTTATTGGTTCCACCCATGTTAAAACTATTGATGAAACTTTGATCGTAATTAAAATTGTAACCACTTTGAAGCCGTATGATTTGTGTCATTCGTTTTCCCACAGGAAGATATTTTTCCCACGAAAAAAGTGCCTGAATAAAGTTTTGAATTTCTATATTCATTGTACTTAGCGATACAATTTCGCCATTATAGTTTTTAACGTCAAATTTGGGAGTTTGACCATGAATAAGGCTTGTTTGAAAACTGATTTTCTGGCCCGATAACGGAAATGCATTCCTGTTCAATGAATGATAGTTCCATTTGAAAAAAGTTTCAAAACCGGTGTTATGACCTTCTACTGATTTGTCACTGATGATTTTAGGTTTTAATTCGTGATAAAAGAAGGAGGTACCGATGCTTAAAAAACTGTTTTTCCCCGATAAAGCATTGATGGAAAGCCCAATCTGGGCTCGGGTTTGAACATACTCATAAACAGGTCTGAAATTATCATAAACCGGAAAGTTAAGACGAAAACCGTTCCCATCAAAAGCGAACCAGTGCTTTTGCTTATTGCCCAAATAATATGAAATTCCTGCTTTAAAGGCTGGATTTTCACCAATTAATACTTTGGTATTTGCTTTGGCATTGTTGAATAAAAACCTGTTTGATTGCCAGCCAGCAATCAATCCAACCCCGGTGAAGGAGGAAAAGTTGATGGCTGCCAGCAAACCATTGGTCGGTTTTTCATCTACATCAACGGTTAATATTACATGATCAGGGTTAGGTGCGACAGATAAGGAATAGTTTACCCTCACAAAATAAGCTGTAGCAAAAAGCCGGTTTATTTTACTGGTAAAATCTTTTGATTGCAGCGTGTCACCTTTATGAATGTTAAGTTTATTATGAATAAAGTGATCGCTAAGAATTTTGTTACCTTCAATAACGACTGAATCTACAACGTATTGTTTTTGAATTAATGTAGTGTCACGACTTGATTTGGGTTGATTTAAGGTTTTTAAGTTTTCAGCCAGTTGAATCAATGGTACAAGTTGTTTACGTGCAGCAATTTTCCCTCGTTCAATAATTTCAGCAGCGTTGGTAAAACTTGCGGCTGTAAATCCGGTTAAATCAGGTTCAATATAAATGTCAGTTAATTTATAATCATTAATAAAGTTATGGGCATCAACATAAAATCCCATCTGATAAAGGATATCAACAGGAGTGTTGAGTTGGTCTGAAGCCTGCAGCCCTTGCGATACATTTACTCCAATCACAAAATCGGCACCAAGATCTTTAGCGACGCCAACCGGAAAATTCTGAACTACACCTCCATCAATCAGTTTCTTGCCGTCTCTTATAACAGTGGTAAAAACAGAAGGGATGGCCATTGATGCCCTGATGGCACTTGTCAGATTCCCATTTTTCATCACAACCGGCGTCCCTGTGGCAACATCAGTAGCTACACAAGCGAACGGGACAGGGAGTTGCTCAAAATTGCGGGTTTTATAAACAGGTAGAAATATTTCGTTCAGTGTATTCCATAGTTGTTGTCCTTCAATAGCTCCGGTAGGTAATTTAATTTTTCCGCTTTCTACTGATAATTCAATGATATTATTTCCTGAGTTGTTTCTGTTTTGAGGTGGAATATATAATAGTGACGGTCTCGGGGAAAAGAGTGACTCCCAGTCTATATTGGTGGCAAATTTTTCAATTTCATTCGCAGAATAACCTGCAGCGTACATTCCACCTATAATACTGCCCATGCTGGTTCCGGTAATCACTCTGACTTCTATTCCCAGGCTGTCAAGAATATGAAGAACTCCTATGTGAGCAAGACCTTTGGCGCCACCGCCACTTAAAGTGAGGCCGGGTTTGAGAGGATGCATTGTATGATAAGTAGAATCATTTCCCAGGGCATTGGCATAATTAATAAGATTAAAGCTCAGGAAAACGACAAGAATTAACTTTTTTAAAATAAAGCGCATAATTAATTTGTTTATTGTATTCTGAAAATGCAGGTCAATCTTCAGAAATGGCAGTTTATCCTTTTTTTACCAGATGAAGTTCCAGATCATTCATTAGTCCTTCAAGGTTCCTTATTTTTGATAAATCGGCCTGAATGGCCAGTTGAATTCCGGCAATTTTTTTGACATTAGCCATCATTTCCGTGGCATTTTCATTGTCTTCGGGGCTGTGGAGGAGCAACAGATAATCTGCATGTTTATAATCAGGGCACATTTTACCGCCGGTATGATTATTTCCGATAAGGTAATAGTGTGTTCTAAGGCTTGATTCAAAACAAGCAAAGAGGGGATAAGTGTATTCTTTGGCTTCGCGCTCCATAAAAACCGGAAGATCGTCTGTTTTTGCCAGGTCAAGCCCGGCCGCCTGATTTATATAAAAAGCGAGCCGGTAATCGCGCAATGTACTGCTGATTGCGATAATGCTGAGTCCAGGATAAGAAGCCGGTGTACTAATGAGTTTCCTCTTTGCCATTGCGGTACTTTCGTGCAAATATAAGAAACTTAATTT
This region of Lentimicrobiaceae bacterium genomic DNA includes:
- a CDS encoding methylmalonyl-CoA mutase family protein — protein: MQETLVYKPENHIRIVTAAALFDGHDAAINVMRRILQSSGVEVIHLGHDRSVQEVVQCAIQEDVQAIAITSYQGGHMEYFKYMFDLLHEAGCGHIQIFGGGGGVILPHEIEELHSYGIARIYSPDDGRTLGLQGMINDLLQKADFPVGHVDGILPDDIRKGDTGAIASLITAAENNPESIKELTNILRKDCNQPSSPVLGITGTGGAGKSSLVDELVRRFLQSNPGKKMAILSVDPTRRKSGGALLGDRIRMNAIHTPRVYMRSMATRQANLALSKYISDAVCIVKNAGFDLVILESSGIGQSDTEIVDYADISLYVMTPEYGAASQLEKIDMLDFADVIAINKSDKRGAADALRDVKKQYARNHKLWETDPEALPVFSTMASQFNDAGVNKLYDHLAGLMNEKSGTKFKSNLISPDDGQGRSQIIPSSRTRYLSEITETVRAYNKQSEALAKMAAELQSVENSILLFETESVEVPEVLKRKSAALRQLLGEENLKILENWEAKKKAYRDPEYVFSVRGKEIRIETHTQSLSHSKIPKISMPGYYSWGDILKWTLRENVPGEFPFAAGVYPFKRENEDPTRMFAGEGSPERTNKRFHYVSAGMPARRLSTAFDSVTLYGADPDIRPDIYGKIGNAGVSIACLDDAKKLYSGFNLADAATSVSMTINGPAPTLVGFFMNAAIDQQCELYIKQHGLETEVVTKIAQIYQERGTVRPAYQGNLPEGNDGLGLMLLGVTGDQVLPVDVYQKIKADTIAKVRGTVQADILKEDQAQNTCIFSTDFSLKVMGDVQEYFNLHQIKNFYSVSISGYHIAEAGANPITQLALTLANGFTYVEYYLSRGMKIDDFVPNFSFFFSNGIDPEYAVLGRVARLIWAKAMKLKYGAGERAQMLKYHIQTSGRSLHAQEIGFNDIRTTLQALYAIYDNCNSLHTNAYDEAITTPTEESVRRAMAIQLIINHELGLAKNQNPLQGAFVIEELTNLVEEAVMAEFDRLTERGGVLGAMETMYQRSRIQEESLYYEKLKHDGTLPIMGVNTFLSPEGSPTVIPAEVIRSTRQEKDYQVQMLQQLHKTWASEAEQALRQLHHTAATGGNVFESLMEAAKYCSLGQITNELFRVGGQYRRNM
- a CDS encoding patatin-like phospholipase family protein — translated: MRFILKKLILVVFLSFNLINYANALGNDSTYHTMHPLKPGLTLSGGGAKGLAHIGVLHILDSLGIEVRVITGTSMGSIIGGMYAAGYSANEIEKFATNIDWESLFSPRPSLLYIPPQNRNNSGNNIIELSVESGKIKLPTGAIEGQQLWNTLNEIFLPVYKTRNFEQLPVPFACVATDVATGTPVVMKNGNLTSAIRASMAIPSVFTTVIRDGKKLIDGGVVQNFPVGVAKDLGADFVIGVNVSQGLQASDQLNTPVDILYQMGFYVDAHNFINDYKLTDIYIEPDLTGFTAASFTNAAEIIERGKIAARKQLVPLIQLAENLKTLNQPKSSRDTTLIQKQYVVDSVVIEGNKILSDHFIHNKLNIHKGDTLQSKDFTSKINRLFATAYFVRVNYSLSVAPNPDHVILTVDVDEKPTNGLLAAINFSSFTGVGLIAGWQSNRFLFNNAKANTKVLIGENPAFKAGISYYLGNKQKHWFAFDGNGFRLNFPVYDNFRPVYEYVQTRAQIGLSINALSGKNSFLSIGTSFFYHELKPKIISDKSVEGHNTGFETFFKWNYHSLNRNAFPLSGQKISFQTSLIHGQTPKFDVKNYNGEIVSLSTMNIEIQNFIQALFSWEKYLPVGKRMTQIIRLQSGYNFNYDQSFINSFNMGGTNNFLDKQFIFTGLNEYEVITNSVCSGAFGLQYSLGNSLYTSALVNGAVYDFDLEKLNLVTIDDNFVIGAGLSLGYLSLLGPIELTFSYSPQTNKTIGYINLGWYF
- a CDS encoding IPExxxVDY family protein, coding for MAKRKLISTPASYPGLSIIAISSTLRDYRLAFYINQAAGLDLAKTDDLPVFMEREAKEYTYPLFACFESSLRTHYYLIGNNHTGGKMCPDYKHADYLLLLHSPEDNENATEMMANVKKIAGIQLAIQADLSKIRNLEGLMNDLELHLVKKG